A stretch of DNA from Vulpes lagopus strain Blue_001 chromosome 12, ASM1834538v1, whole genome shotgun sequence:
AATCGGGTACGCCGTGCCCGCTAACTGCTCTGAGGCCCGTGTCGCGCAGGCGTTCCGGTGCAGGTGGGGGACAGTGAGAGCCGACACCAGCGTAATGAGGCCACGGGACACAcggcacacaacacacacacagacgcacacacGTCACTTACACACATCTACACAGGACAGCACTTCTGGTGAGAAAACCCCTCTCCACAGCGGACCACACGACAGACCACAAAGCAGAGGACGGGCGCCCGCGCGCGCTCTGCTCCCTGACTCGCTCTGTCCTACACTGAAACTCCACACCAGCCTTTGCTCCGGGTGCTTGAAAGTCATCTGTTTTAAGACCGCAAAAACAGAcgagaaagaaacaataaaaagacagatTTCTTTACACAGATTTAAGCCAGTAATTTTTAGCAAAATGATACAAAACTGTCTTAACCAAGTAGAAGATCGGTGGTTACAGTAGGCTCGTCAGGGAGCAGGGAGCGGGAGTTTGGTTCTCTCTGCAATTGTCTCTCACACTCTGCTTTTCTTCCCAGCCCGTGACAACCGAGTCCACGTGGGGGGCCCTCGGTGCAGCCCCTGCGACGGCAGCACTTTGGAGTCTGTCCGGTttagtttgtgttttgtttcccCCACGGGCGTCGCTGGGTGGGCGGCCTGGAGAGCTCCCGGTGTTAACATTTCGGTTCTAGACCGGGGGGCGTGTCACTAGTAAAGCCATTGTAACAGAGTAGATCAGCCATGCATTGTCTGCCCTTCACAGCAAAAAGGAGAGTTCTCATCGGTGCACCACAGACTGAAGAGCACTGGAAGCCACCCGACCGGCAATCTGTCGGAGCCAAAGCACAGGAGAAGGTCAGCATGAGGCCAGAGGCACGGGGCCAGTCAGGCTCGGGCACAACACAGCAGTGACGGCGAGGGGACGGGGACGCTGCCCGGCCCTACTCTGGACGCCCGCGCCCCAGCCACTCCGGGCGGCCCCTGTGCGTCCAGGACACGTGCTCAGCAGGACGAGTGACAGGAAGAcggggaaggagaagaggcatGCAAGCGAGGAGGCCAGGTGGCCACGGAGCTAGAAGCCCGAGAACGATCGGACCAGACAGAGTCCAAGCTCGAAGAGGTACTTGCTCCCCGCTCTCCTTCCTGGAAAGTGACCTGGTGTTTTGAAAGCGGGGACCAGGCGCCGGGTGGACACTGGGGCTCCCCGTGGGGGAGGTGCGAGGAGCAGCTCCTACCGAGCTGCCCCCGAGAACGCAGTCACGTGGGAACCGCGGAGCCCGGTGGCGGCAAGGCCTGGCCGGGAGGAGCCGCGGTGTCACCGACCGACATGCGCCAACGGCAGGGGAGCAGGCGGCTGTGGCTGTGACGGGTTAATACAGACGGCAGCACGGATGGGACGCTGAGCAGAGACCGAGCTCGAAAAGAAAAACAAACGACAGAAATCAATGCGAAAGGAGAGAGTGACCAAGCCAGGGCGGCAGAGCCCACCAGGACTCCCGCAGCGAGAGCGCAAGAGCCCCCCCAAGCACGGCCCGCTCAGCTGAGCACGAGACGACACACGCCCCGCACAACGGACCCCGGGCCGGGCGGCTCGACGGCCCTACGGCCCCGGGGCCACTGGAGCCAAGCGCAAGTGCAGAGCCCTGGGCGCCTGCTCCCACCACAGGCCCCGGACTCTTGAGACGCCGCCGTGGGGCCGATGGCCAGCCCATGGTGTGCAGGGTCCCGGGGCCGCCCCATTCGGGGACTCCTGGTCTGCTCTAGAATCCACACGAGGAGAAGCACTGGGCGGAGGGACGTCTCTCTCCCTGCAGCACCTGGCATGCAAGCCCAGTCCCACCTGCGCACCCCTGTGGTGGACGCAGGGGTGGtcagcgcccgcccgcccggtGCCTGCCGTCTGACAAGACCCGACATGAGCACACTCACCCGGTGCTGCCTTCCAACGGGGAGACGTGCAGCTACTTGCCGTGGTGTTCGAAAGGAATGCTATTCTGAGGTGGGGGGAAAAGAGAGCTGTTGGTAAGGGCTCTGCTGGCACGAGCACGGAGGCCTTCCTCACCTCACTTCAGCCAGGCCCACCACTGGCCGCGCCGCCTCACAGGGGACCCCAGGAACCTGGTGAGTGGCCCCCGGGCGAAGGCAGCCACTGCTGCTCCTCTGGGTCGCTCGGCTGACGAGGCCAACAAGGGGCCAGGCACAGCCTCCTCACTCCTCCGGCAGTGAGCCAACCTGACATCCAGCCCCACCAGGACGCACGGACTGGCCACGAGGAAGACGGAAGGGCTGCAGGTCTTGTTTCGGGAGCATGAAAACCAACCAACTGAAAGGAGTAACTGGCTCAGAGACCGGGACGCATCCTATTAACAGCACTGGACCCAGGAGGCCTTTTCTTCTCAGAGAGAAAAACCCGCAGAAAGGTTCACTGACCGGATGTTCTCTGGGCTCCGTGCTGCCCTGCTTGAGAAGCCGGACTCACACTCCGGGTCGGTAGTGAGGGCACTGTGCTCTAGCACGAACCGCCCTCGAGAAGGGAGTCGGGCAGAGGAGCGGCCACCCTCCTGGAAGTCGGAGTGCGCCACGGCGGGGGGCTCAGGACAAAGGACACAGGTGTCAACGGCCCCTCCCCGTGGCCAGCTGGAGAGTCAGCAGGGTCCTCCCACAGGCGGGCGGGCGGCTCGAGCACCTTCCTGCTGAAGATCAACTACTTCCTTGGACTTGCTACCTCTGCACAGGACACAGCCTCTCCTCAGCGTGCACAAAGAACTGAGACAGAAACAGCAGCCACGGGGGAAGCTGGCGGAACATGGCCTCAGCCCCAGGGGGGACAGGGCCACCCTTGCTTTACAGAAGCATCACCGGTCTACCTTCACCCCACTGTCTTTGGGGGAAATGTGAATGGAACCTGAAGAATCGTAGAAACTGGGGCAACTGCCCTTGCTCTGGAACTTCTAAACCACCAAGGCAGACATGGGGGTCAGCCTCTTGCTGTCCTGCAGGGTGCCTGTCACCCCTCGGAAGGCAGGAGCCTCTCGCAGAGTCCCCTAAGGAAGGGCGCTGGTGGGTGATCAGGAAACCCCAGAGAAGGACATCCATGGGACAGGGCTGCATCGAGGACACACCTCCAGGAACTAACTGTGTCCTCAATGTGAAGATCCTAAGAAACCCTCTAGGGTGACCAGTGCTCCTTtcagggggagggggaaaccGCAAATCACATCTCTGGAGACTCCTTCCTCCTGTCCAGCCCCGCGGCTTCTTCACAAGCAAAGACAAAAGAACAAGCGCACGGGACTCCCAGTGGCAAGCTGGTCCCAGCCAGGACCTCATGGCAAGGCTCCTGGGGCGTGTGGGCTGAGGCTGGACACGCCGCAGAGGAGGAGCTGGGCTCAGCCCAGGGGTCGCAGGCTCTCcaatcctttcctttccctcaggGGTCCCAAACCCTTCAGGCACTTTCTTTTCTCACAAAGAGAGTTTGCTCCTTCCTTAATCTCTGCTGGCGGAGGCCCAGGCTGTGGGTCCAGAGTCCAGACAGAGCCCGGGGCGTCCACAGACCCAGAGCAGGCCACAAGCTTGTACTCTCGGCCACGCGTGGGCACACATCGCCCAGGACCGCTTCCTGGCTGCTGATTCATGGATTCCGGGGCCTGTGGGAAGAAGCCTGGAGCCCTCTCTGTGTCCCGCGGGAAGGAGGAGGGGTGTGGGGCTGGGAGCCACAGTGGGCCCAATCTCATAACCCTGGCCAGACTCCCCAGGCCCCACAACTCAAACTATCCGCACCCTAAGTCTCTCTGGGAGAAACTTATACAGAAACAACCCATTTCTGGCATAAATACTGGTAAACTGGACGCGTTTATAGTGAACTATATCCACTTCACTTGATTAAAAGCAAAGGTCAGGACACAGACCAAGCAGACACCGCAGAACTGGGGTTCCAAGCAGTTCTCACAGACCCCGCACTCCCCTAGCCAAGGTGCTCGACCCACCAATCCACCAATAAGCTACACCGAGCCCCAAGCGCGTGCCCACAGCACGGCCCAGTGCTAACCCAGCCACGAGAGGCCTGAGAACAGCCCAGCACTCTAGCGCCTTCCTCaatcagtgcctgccacccagcagACACCACAGGGCACAGGCACCCGGAGGACCCCAGCAGAGACAGGAACAACGACCTGCTCAGGTGGGTGCTCTATCCCCTGACCCCACCGCCACTCGCACAAGAGGACCCTGAAAGGTACCCGAGGAAGAAAGTCCATGTGCGTGCGAAGAGCTCATCTGTGGAGGGCACGTGAGTGAATGCACAAGAGCCACGGCACCAAAGccacagagggaagagcaggatgTGAGCGGAGGGGCCTCACGCGGCCCAGCCATTTCCCTGAGAACACCTGCCTTGTCAGAAGACAAGCAGACAGGGACTTCCGAAGACGGGAACCCTCCCTCGCGGCACACTGCCTGGAGCCAGGCTCCAACAGGCTCGTCCACACCACCTTACAGGGGCCGCCAGCAGTCCCCCCACAGGCTGTGTGTGCCCATGACAAACACGTGGTGTGAGATGTGGCGTTTCCAGTCTGCATGGCAAGGCAGCCCAGAGTCCAGGGCTGGCTCAGGGATGGAGCTGGGGCTGCAAGGAAGGCAGCAGAAGAGAAAAAGCCCCATCACCTGTACCCGCGGCTGGGGAGACAAGCCCTCGTCCGCCTTGGGCTCCCAACCCAGGGGCTGCACGGCAGCAAGAGGCAGTGTCCCTCTCCAGTTAAAACTCAGacatggaggaggaaggaaagaagcaagcTCGTCAGCACCCACATCCCACTCGGCTTGGCGCCCTAAGAGCAGCCCCGACACAGAGAGGCCCGAGGCCTGCAGCAGCCCGACCTCAGCGAGCCCAGAGCGCGTACCCGTGCGGTGCGCGTACCTGTGAGGTGGACATGCGGGAGGTGTCTTGCCGGCCCGTGAGATCAGAGGACGAGATGTTGACAGGAGCGCCGCGGTGCAGCCGCATACTCACTTTCCGCTCTCTTTCCACACCGGACACGGGCCGAGGAGAGGTGTTAGCTGGAGGGGGAGACAGGGGCGAGGGTGAGGGCTTGGGGCAGCCCCATACCCGGTGTGAGGGGGCCTCTCCTCAGCATCCACGAGCAGAGGGGTGGGTGCTGCTGCACCCTGGCCGGCTTGCACCCCGATTCTGAGCTCAGCAGTGGTGGGCAGAGCACACGAAACACTCAGGGATGCCAGCGTGTTGGCTCCAGGCGGGCCTTCCTGGGAGCAAAGCACCAGGTACTGAGAGCCTCCGAGGGAGCACTCGGAAtcacaagaaagagaaacaacGGTGACAGGGCCTTCCAAGTCCTGTGCAAGAGACGTCCCCGGGCCGGCCAATCCTCAGAAACCAGAGTCTACGGGAACCACAAGCACACAGCCTCGCCCACGAGGTGCGCCCACCTGGACCCGTGTGGGGCCCTGCAGCTCAGCCAGAGCAGCCAACATACAAACCAGAAACCCCCAAGTGCCTGCTGAGGAGACGTGGTGCTTGCCCACTCACCAGTGTGTGAGgtaggggtgaggggggtgggaggagccacTTCCTGGGTGCCCCTCAGGCGGCCAGAGGCCGTGGAGGGGAGGCCGCGGGCGGCTGGGTTTCGGGAGTGCCTCAGCCGCTCCTCTCGGTCCCGGCGCTCCCGCTCAGCATCATCAGCGGCCCGGCTGGCTCCCTGCGAAGGAAACAGGGTAAGACCAGACTGAACGGGGTTTGGTGGAAACAGGCTGTCCCCTGCGACTCCAGAACACACCAGGCGCACTTGGACCTGCTGCTAGAGAAGCCATCCGCAGCAACACAGCCGGCCGGGATGAGGCGGCTCTCCCTCTAGGACAGCAGCCTGCCCCTAGACCCTGTGAGCGCACGCACGAGGTGTCCCTGACACCGAACTCCAAACACGGATGGGAAATGGGTGgcctctccccactgagcatccACACTGGGGTGAGAAATTGCAGGAGGTCAGGTCAGTGGCGGGCCCGATGTGCTGGTGTCCAGGGGATCCCAGAGGCACGCGGAAGCAGTGGCGTCTGGTGGGCAGCGGGCCCAGCCAGAGCCCAGACTGCCAGCCCCAGGGCACATGTTGGGCCAGCGCCCATGTGACAAGAATGCAGGCAGCCAGGTCTGTCCTGGAAGGCCCGCACAGTGGCCACCACTTCACTGGCTGTGCTCCCAGCACAAACAGCTAGTTATACTCAGTGAATGACGAACCAGAGTAGGGGGTGCAAAACCCGCCATGTTGTAACAAACAGCGCTGTAACGCAGTCTGCAAAGGGCAGCCCACAGGCCAACTCCAGCCACCAGTTTCTGTAAATGAAGTTTTTCAGCTGCAGCCACACCCACCTACAACACACAGCGCCTGTGGCAGCTTCCCAGCGGCAGCGCAGAGCTCAGGGCTTGGACCACCAGGCACACACCGCCAAGCGGACATGACTCATTCTCCGGCCCTTCCCAGAGAAGGGTAGCCAGCCCCGCTGGGAGGGGGATGATGCCAGAAGATGGCCCAGACTCTGGGCGATGTGGGGTGGTACATCCTGAGCCAGCCCACCGTGGGGCACCCATCTCCCCTGTGGGGCATCACCTCTGCACGTGCCAAGGCCACAGAACCAGTCTGTCTGTCTTATGCCCTCCAAAGGGGAGGTTCTGCTCCTCTGTCAGATCTTGTTACCTTGGAAAGGTTCCAATTTCTGTTTTAAGTTCATAACTAAGGAGAACAAATTTGTAACAAAAGATGAAGTTACAAAAAACCCTGAAACTTTCTGGCAACAGTgtctgaaaattaattaattaggttCATAAGAGATTCAGGGTGGGCGGGCAgatttagagaagaaaaacatcagaGCTCAAGTTCTACACACAGTCACACGCAAACACCTGTGCCCATTTGATAAGCCAGGTACCAAAGTCAGTGACAGTCTAGCACCTCTCCAGGCACCCACCCGCTCGCTCACCTGCACAGCTGCGTcggaaggaggaggggcaagaggtGACCGCACCTTGCTGAAGCCCTTGGCCATACCCTCCCGCACAACACGCTCTCTGGACCCGTGCCTCAACATCACAGGCAGTCACAACCACGGTGCTCTTAGCCACGTGGACGGTGATAATAGAAGGACCTTCCAATTAAAGATTTATCACTCAAGTAACAGCCTCGGTTCTGGGCAGACTTGCACCTGCGAGACATCCTCTGCTGGCTCCAGGGGGCCCAGCACCGACCAGGTGCCGCCTCTGCTCTCCCGATGGGTAACTTGCTTCTCAGAACCTCCCGCCCATGGTGGACCCCACCTAGGCCACAGCCCTCACAGGTAGGCTCGGCTCCCCCAATGCAGCGCATGTGCCTTCTAAAGCCTGCACCTCGTCCAGCAGAGGCCTTTGGCTGACCGGCTGTTTCCCCTTCCATACCATGATGTAAACGAGCTGGTGGCACACTTACAAATTTGAGCATGTTCCAGTCGAACACGTAGTCATAGGAGAAGCCCTGGCGGTGGAAAAGATTCCTGAAGAGCTGCCTCAGGTAGGAGTAGTCAGGCTTGTCGTCAAAACGCAAGGAACGGCAGAAATTCAGGTATGTGGCAAACTCAGCTGTAAAATAAGAGACTCGGCGCTAACTAGCAATACCTGACCGCCTGGCCACTGACATTACTGCCAACATCTGTGGTCGCACACTTAAGACGGGAGACGCGGCATCACAAACACTGGTCACGTTGGGAGGAACCTTCGTTTAAGGAAACCCAGCACTACAGAGCACAGCTTACTTTCAGCTGGGGCATTTCTCCACAGGAACAAAGGGAAACTCCCTGGGTCATGGCCCCGGAAGGTAAATGAGCGCTGGGGACAGAAGGCTGCCGCCAGCTCAAGGACAGGCCACTGACCCCACTCTTCACTGTCTGGGAGTTGGCCTCAGGGGCCGTGCCTTGTTTTGGCTCCCAGTGCCCtccctgaccctggagaccacgGGCTGGCCCGGCGCCTGCACTCGAGGACACGCACAGGGGTAGCTTTTACACAGCACTTCAATGGGGGTGGACATCTTCTTCTCACTGATGCGTTCATACTTCTGCCTTTtggtggctgccttcagcccctgCCAGGGCAGAGAGCCCAGATTGAAGTACATGAGCACATAGCCCAGTGACTCCAGGTCATCTCTTCGAGATTGTTCTGGAAAAAGATGGGAAACAGGTCAAGGACAGCATGTGTGTGCCTGCAGCCACAGTGCCGAGAGCTCAGACACACTCTTACTGTGAAAATGAACTTTTGAAACCACAGAAAAATATTCTTGGATTCTTTGTTTCACCAGCAGCTGTCCCTGACGTGCCCTTAGGAAACTGTGACACCCTTGGATGAGTGACCCCAACGTTACAAGGACTGTCAAAAAGCCCAAACCATCATTCACCTGCCCCCACCACACCTCACAGAGGGTTTTCCAGAGTCTGGAGAACCAGCCTTTGCCACAAAGCACTGATGACAGCCTCTATGCCAAACATGCTGACCACTCCCAGGGTTCCCCCAGGAGGCTGCCCCTTCCCTGAGCCAAGAGATGGACATGCCCAAGGCATCCTAGTGAGCAGGGGCACAGGAGACCCCACCACCCACGGGCTCACCGATTCCAAGATGCGTGTTGATGGAGGCGTACCGCGCCGTCCCAGTGAGGTTTTTGTTCTCGCGGTAGGGGATGTGCTGGTGGGTCCTGGCGTCCCGGTACTTCTTGGCCAGCCCAAAGTCAATGATGTACACCAAGTTGCCCTTCTTCCCCAGCCCCATGAGAAAGTTATCTGGCTTCACGTCTCGGTGGATGAAGTTCTTTGAATGAATGTATTCGATGCGACTAATCTGTAGGTGGGGAAGTAATGACAAGATCGAATCCCAGCAGCAGCCTCGGGAAAGGCACCTGCTTGGCAGAGTGAGGGCCGTGCCCTCAGCTGCATGTCTTGCAGCCCTCGGCCAGAGCTGAGTAACTCAACAACCAGGGAAGGATGCTGACTGGACCACCTTTAGTACCCCAACCAGGCCCGGGCTTTTTCCCTTCTTGGCTCTCAGGGGGCTGGACCCACGGCAGCCTGATGGGACCATCACT
This window harbors:
- the CSNK1D gene encoding casein kinase I isoform X2 codes for the protein MELRVGNRYRLGRKIGSGSFGDIYLGTDIAAGEEVAIKLECVKTKHPQLHIESKIYKMMQGGVGIPTIRWCGAEGDYNVMVMELLGPSLEDLFNFCSRKFSLKTVLLLADQMISRIEYIHSKNFIHRDVKPDNFLMGLGKKGNLVYIIDFGLAKKYRDARTHQHIPYRENKNLTGTARYASINTHLGIEQSRRDDLESLGYVLMYFNLGSLPWQGLKAATKRQKYERISEKKMSTPIEVLCKSYPSEFATYLNFCRSLRFDDKPDYSYLRQLFRNLFHRQGFSYDYVFDWNMLKFGASRAADDAERERRDREERLRHSRNPAARGLPSTASGRLRGTQEVAPPTPLTPTSHTANTSPRPVSGVERERKVSMRLHRGAPVNISSSDLTGRQDTSRMSTSQIAGRVASSALQSVVHR
- the CSNK1D gene encoding casein kinase I isoform X3, translating into MELRVGNRYRLGRKIGSGSFGDIYLGTDIAAGEEVAIKLECVKTKHPQLHIESKIYKMMQGGVGIPTIRWCGAEGDYNVMVMELLGPSLEDLFNFCSRKFSLKTVLLLADQMISRIEYIHSKNFIHRDVKPDNFLMGLGKKGNLVYIIDFGLAKKYRDARTHQHIPYRENKNLTGTARYASINTHLGIEQSRRDDLESLGYVLMYFNLGSLPWQGLKAATKRQKYERISEKKMSTPIEVLCKSYPSEFATYLNFCRSLRFDDKPDYSYLRQLFRNLFHRQGFSYDYVFDWNMLKFGASRAADDAERERRDREERLRHSRNPAARGLPSTASGRLRGTQEVAPPTPLTPTSHTANTSPRPVSGVERERKVSMRLHRGAPVNISSSDLTGRQDTSRMSTSQNSIPFEHHGK
- the CSNK1D gene encoding casein kinase I isoform X1 is translated as MELRVGNRYRLGRKIGSGSFGDIYLGTDIAAGEEVAIKLECVKTKHPQLHIESKIYKMMQGGVGIPTIRWCGAEGDYNVMVMELLGPSLEDLFNFCSRKFSLKTVLLLADQMISRIEYIHSKNFIHRDVKPDNFLMGLGKKGNLVYIIDFGLAKKYRDARTHQHIPYRENKNLTGTARYASINTHLGIEQSRRDDLESLGYVLMYFNLGSLPWQGLKAATKRQKYERISEKKMSTPIEVLCKSYPSEFATYLNFCRSLRFDDKPDYSYLRQLFRNLFHRQGFSYDYVFDWNMLKFGASRAADDAERERRDREERLRHSRNPAARGLPSTASGRLRGTQEVAPPTPLTPTSHTANTSPRPVSGVERERKVSMRLHRGAPVNISSSDLTGRQDTSRMSTSQRSRDVASLRLHAARQGARCRPQRPRRTTY